In the genome of Carya illinoinensis cultivar Pawnee chromosome 13, C.illinoinensisPawnee_v1, whole genome shotgun sequence, the window catcatcatcctccttctcctcctcattAGCTTCTCTGATTGCTTGATTGAGTGCAAGCTGGTCCAAGAACCAGAcactgaaaatttaaaaatatatggaaCAGAAACAGAGCAACTTCATGATAACAAAAATTGTGGCACATTTCATCAACGTTTCATTAAAGTGAGGGTAATCATACAAGAAGTAGAGGCAGCAAGAATAAGTTATGTTGTTCCCATGTATAACAAATTCACATAACGGTAAGCTTACTAGTAGCTGGGATAGGCTCAACTGATTTGGTATGCATGATCCACTACTACACACAGCTGTTTGTAAATACCACAAACAATTCAAATAGTTACCAAATAATTCTTAATATTATTCCATATGTAGCATTTTTCGTAAAATCTTTCCTCAGTAGCTCACGATAAAACCCAAAGCTGGACTTCAAAATTATGATATGTGCCACAAGCTCAAACTGAAATTTAGcattatagtttataatttagaACAAAAAACCCAATTATATGTATCCTAGTGACAAGATATCTTGTCAATATCAGCAAGAATCTCTTCCATCATATGTACAgtcaaataaacaagaaaattatCTATATTAAACCTATTGAGTTCATAGATTGAAACTCAACATTCCATCGACCAGGTTTGCGCATTCATATGATAAATGATTTTGTGTAAGCAGCATcgcaggagggccttatccattTTAAACAGAATTAACAAGTAAATAAGCCAAAAGACATTCAAAGCATATAACCACTTTGAGAAAAAGTCTGTTCACTGAAACTTAGTAGCTCTACCAATGCTACATAGTATAAAGTTGCCAGGATGAATGACTACCCACTTCTTCAAAAACTAATTTACCGATTTATTGGAACACCCCGGCTCAATTTTAGCTGGAGGCTTTAACCTCTTCAAGAAGATCAGGCACATTAAACATACTGGTAAAGGACCTCCACGCCCTAAATATAGTACCTAGCGAGAAACTAGATTATGAAACAGATGAAACCATTTACATAGTTTCTTGATATCCGAATTCTATAGATTCTATGGCACACAGAAAAACTTTCATAATGAAAGACGTGTTTTTTCCCGATAGAATCCACTTTTTATATACAGATGGAGTTCTTATTATTTTCCCTTTAGCGAGTACATACATAAGAAATTTAAATTCCAATACACAAGTTTCCAATCTAATTTCCATAGTTTATTTATGGGTTAGACAAAGCAAGCTTAAAGAGTGAATTGCTGTGGCTGTCAGATCAAGCATTTTTAGTGAAAACCCGTTGTGGAGTTTCGCAAAACCTTCAAACCCGCATAGAAACGTTCACGAGCAACCaaacataaaactgaaaaaaaaacggagagagagagagagagagagagagagagagagagagagagaacccaaGTTAACAGGGCCTCACGCACCTCCTGAAGAAAGTCTCTGTCGAGCTTATCAGCGACTCTGATGGAGGCGAAGATGGTAATAGCTAAAAGAGAGAGTGGGAGCGCGAAAGCGAAGACGTAGCTACTGGTGCTGAGACCCGCACGAGTAACAGCCGTTGAGCCTCTGGTTCTCCGGCGAGCTGGGTAGCTGTGAAAGCGAATCGCAGGCAGGTATGACACTTTCGGAGGTTTGAAGAAAGCGCGTGAAGGCGTGGAAGGTAGAGAATGTGTGAGGGAGGTTGCGCTGGAGATGAGGAGGCTCGCCATGGGTTTCCAAGTTCCAACCTTTCGGTGGCGTACGAGGGAGCCAGTGGATAGTATTTCCTAGATTCCTATGGCTGTTCGTGATGAtcgtttaaaatttaaaattaaaattatcaatttttataGAATTCCAATATAATAGACTTAAAAAATGGttctgaatttttattttttttataccattaaatataaaatattagtttccAGTGCCAATTACTTTGAGGTAGTTAATGTGGCTAAAGTAGTTAATCCATGGACTCCACAACATTTCTTCGCCAAACAAATTACCAAACACAACTtagaatacacacacacacacatccaAAGTTGAAGCCTTGGAGGCGATCATCTCGGATCAATTACAGAACAGAAGTTTGAGACGAGAATAGAAAAAGATCACTCATGATACAATTCTACATAAAGTTTACACAATTATAGATCACTCATGCAAAGTGGATATCTTAGACAACAATATGCCACCGTCTTTGCAATCAGatccctatttttttttaataccatcaGAGCGACTGAGGCAACAGCAGCATAAATAATCGAGGCTGCAAAGTTGACAGAGAAAAATATTCTTCAAGTACAAGCAAATATGGTGAGGAATAATTGCATTGTGGAAAGAGATTTTTCTTGGAGTGACTATAAAAAACTGGGTTTTAGTAAGAAAGTTTTGTGAAACATTTCTGGTGGATGTTGGATTGAAATAACTATGATGCGGATAATCTTCAAGAAACTAATAAGCTTACCATTTTTCCCAATAGGTTTTCTTTGTTTGGTGCTGTTCAAGAAAGTCTGCATTCACTTAGACCAAGCAATCCAGAATAGATTACCCAAAAATGAAGTATTTTATCTTGAAAGAAactaggaagaaaagaaaggatgccaagtctgtgtgtgtgtgtgtgtgtgagagagagagagagagagagagggagagagatgaaGAATACCTGATTGTACCTGTTCCATGCCAATTCCTTCCTTTGGGTCTGAACACTGTTCCCTCTTTTGCTGCGAGTGCTTATCACTTGCTTTCTCAAGAGCCATTTGCAGAGCAGTCCAGAGGCAACACTGCTGTCAAAGATGTGCTTGTAGTGTACTCAACCCAGCTTCTGGTTGGAACTTTAAATAGTGCATATATGCCTGCAAATGGGTGAAGGAATTTCGAGGTGGAATCTCCTTTGTTGCTCTTGGCTAATGTTCATGGTTAGCTTTTTCTCTTATGTTACCCTCCACATTTCAGAATCAGAATCTTAAGCTAAATCTCATTTAGATTATACCtaatgaatataaatatattttaggacacaACATTGAGAAAAACTAGTTGCATGTAATCTATGCAAGAACTCATCTTCATTTTTACTGTCatatcacaactttgatttcaaaatcaatggaaaagaaaagggaaaacagCATATTACTCTTGGATTAGAAATACCCTCTTAAATTTTACATGTATTTAGAAACTTGAAACTGGAAGTTCTTGACATTCAAAAATCAAGACAACCCAATCTAATAGGGTAAGATTCAGGCATTGACATTTCCCTTGATACTTCATActtgttattttgttaatatCAGAAGATAGGACATTTTTTTGTGAAAACTACCAAATTAAAACCTGTAAAACGATTAACTTCAGCTTCTGTAACACATCATATCTTCACAATATGAGCCGCCATAAAAAGTAGAAATTGAGTAAAAAGAGCAAACAAAACCCCCAAAATATTATTAGGCACGGTATTAAATGGAATCAAGAAATTTCCAGTCTTTAAGATTGCACTATCGTTTTGATGCcttttctaaattattaaatattattttttgaagttgGGATCAGCCTACCAAGGCACTCAAGTCCAAGCATCTGTTCCAAAGTTCAGACTCAAGGAACACGGTGGAGTATTCATAAGCCTAATTTGATCATTTTTAAGTGGAGTTTCACATTCCATTCTCAATCTCCCCCATGCCGTTCACTTGTAATCATACAAAATTAAGAGTATCTAAATgagagtatttttttaatggttaaggaagtgattattagtaaatttatatattttttcttaatggttaaggatgtttgaaaaatgcttaaagaaaaagagaataaaaataaaacgacTCTCCCTAATGTGAACATTTGATAGTTACCCTAGCGTTATCCTTTCAATAAAGAGTAATAATTCACATACAGTTTTTGTACAATTAAAAGAATTAGTTGGTtgtaaaaattagtttttagtGAAGTGGCACCATCAGATTGGCTGGTAATtctactaaaaataaaatgcaaaatagtTACATGAACATCTTTATTCTTCCAATCAATTCTGTCTAATGATTGACGAAAGAGGCTATAAAGCATGGGAATAAAATCCTTCCTTCTCTGTATGATTGGCTCTGCTCTTCTATATTTTTAGCTtttatgtttcttttattttggcaCCTCTATCATTAGTACGATGTGGGCCTCGCACCCTGCTCTAGCAAAGCTCTCTCAAAATTTGGGGCTCCGTAAATACGTTATAAGGAAAGAACAAATATTCTGAGATAAACTCTACAATGCAAGAGAAGTAAAAGCATCAAAACCAAACCATATTGAACCCTGTAATATGTCAGGAGGGATGTCCTCCCGTGTCCCATTTGCATTGCCCTCTAATGTGAGATCCATTAAGATATCAGCTAGGACAGATTCCAGACATCAGACATTTACCTCAAAATGTATGGACATCTGAAactataaattgatatagagTCAACACTCTCGTTTCTATACACAAGAATGGACAACAAGATTTCCAGCTGTGCCAATGTACTGAAGGCTTGACCACAGATTCTACCATCCACAAGCTCTCCAAAACGGGAAGAAGAAGCAGTAGTCATGCGAAGAGATGGATCACACTTCAATGATCAGGTGGTCATCATCTATTGCTGGGGGTGACAGCGGTGGAACAGCTGCTTCATAATATGCAGCAGATTCAATATCCAATACCTTCCTAATGGTGGCCTGAGACTCTCGGCTTCTACCAATCCTTCTTGAGGGAAGGGATTCAGACGCAACAGCTCTAGATGAGTTACTACCAGAAATGGATGATAAAAATTTGTCCTTTGAAAGAGTCGCTGGGGCAGATGCAATAATAGAGCTGAAGATACCAGACTCCCTCAAGCCTTGTATTATGGCCTGAAACATataataagagaaaaagtaTTAATTGGAAGATACAAACAAACATGGGAACCCTGCTAAAAATACAACAACAACTAcataataaaagtaatattaataaattaacagAAGCTGCAACAACAAAGAGTTCTTTGTCATTTGGAGGGAATCCTTTCTTctttcaatttatatttttaggGCATAGAATTTCATTATCGGTttgtcttctttctcttcttttttttccctttcttaaTCTTAAATTTATCTCTTCTCTATTTTTGGTTGATAAATTATGCTTACCATGGGAGCATATATGCGAGTTAAAATACCCTTCCTCAATagctttatttttatatctttgtCACCCCACACAACATGTTCCTGGTACCTAGCAGCAGAACATAAAGAGAAGAAATATATCAACTCACAAGAAGCAAGGAGGGGAAAAGGAATATGCTCGTGCCAAGAGTTCTTCCAAAAATCAATGAGTTGAATTCAAAGAATTCACAATGGCTTCAGACTGGAAAAGAACATGaagataaagaaaagaagaatttttGTTTCTCCATTAGAATATATACCACTTCAGCATTTCCTCCTCTGTTGCGGTTGAAGCAATTATGAATGCCTGCAATATATCATGGTTACTTAGTATAATAAAGGCATCATCAGAAGGAAATGCATtccctttattaaaaaaaaaaaaaagaaaaaagaaaaaaagaaaggacaaCTACTGGCAGCCAGGATTGGTTTGCTTTTTAGATTGCAAAAAATTTATCTTGTAGGTCTTCTCTTTCTAGATTTAAGTCCTAGCAAGGCACACGTACGCAACTCTTAGAGGTCACGTGACAGCTCTGTTGCCCATGGACAAACCATCTGGTTTTTCCATAAAATGCTTTTTTGCGTGTTCCATAATGCTGTCTTGCTACACATTATGCTCATATAATGGTATAGGTCAGAGGAGAAAAAcacaggaaaaaaagaaaaatcactaGACTCACAGCTCTGTCAAAATCCAACATAAAGCATCTTTTGACATCCTCCTTTGTAGGCTTGCAACCACACCGATCACGTCTAGAGGTCAAGTCTGAAAACTTGGCATACGTATAGTGCAGAACAGCGGCTTCCTCCAATTTAATTTCACTAGCAGCAATTAAATTAACAAAGTATTGACATCAGCAAGCCAATTATAAAGATGCTGCTTTGTTtattctctatctctttcttttttttaaaagtagttTATTCTCTGTCTTCCACTATGAAATTAACATACTTTGGGGTTTTCATATAATTGTGCCATCTGTGTGCACCATTGGGACGAAGATGATCTTTAACCCGAGCAGCTGATTTCCCATTTCCATAAGTCAAAAAATAGTTTGGATTGCCACGAGTTGATTCTTTGTACATGCCAAAATATGTGTCCTTTGGAAGATGGTCATAATTCCTCTTAAACATTGACACCTGTTTTGCATAAAAGAACAAGGCGTACATCAAATACCATACAGGTATCCTCAAACATTGcttttttaatcaataaacaagaattttattgatgagaatgATAGGTACCTCAAAGATATACCAATACAATGACACGACATTTTGCTAAACAGTAAACTAAATTCCTAGCACATCTGTTACACCAACTACAGTGTAGAttcttttttataggtaaaagaaaatttaattactGATATAAAAAATAGGCTTAGCCTAAATGTACAGGGTGTATACAAGAGAACAGGGTaggtttttgcttttgaataaGTAATCGAAGATTTTAAACCAACTACAGTGTAGAAAATAATTCTGAGAACACCTGATTACAAATCACTTTCTCTCCATAGTCTGCCCTCCAACAAACCAATGTCACaatattattcttttcttttgaactCAAACTTTGGGTCCCATAGACAAATCAAATTGTAAAAAGCAAACTAATATAGAGCATTAACTGTTTTACTTTGCTAGTGGGGCTCAATGCAAAAATCCAATTATGATTATACAAATACATAAGTATCAGTAAACggacaagaaaattaaacatTATAAAGATAATTGTTAAcaaattctatttttcttataagtaataaaaaatttcattgatttttttttttttttttttcagtttcccCATTCTGGAGAATCCAAGACACGGGCAGGTTTGGGGCTCAAATGAgacacaaaattcttatctgaTCTCATTTCATCCCATCCCAATtcccaaacataattcaaatacaaaattttcaaactaatctttacaactttttcaaattaattattacaactttcccaaactttcaaataaaaaataaaaaacaatttcaaCCTTTTCAGAtccccaaacaaaaataatatgataaaactatattctaacaatattttaactttataatattttttattcaactttttctctctcctttcccaaaacccaaaaaatactcaactcaaattatctcattactattcacaaactatcttactactattcacaaaattatcatctcatctcactctccaAACCAGCCTTAAGTGCAGGTTTGGTAAGtgagattaaaatgttggattgaaataaaagtttaaaatattattattatttaaaaatttaaaaaaattgaatttaaatttaaaaaagttaaattatttattatattttatataaaaatttgaaaaaattataattatgaaataaaaattttgaattgaaatgagaattttgagttgaaatatgcTTACCAAACCTAAGGTATGGTTTGgtagtaagatgagaattttgagttttaagataaaatattaaaatattatattttaatattattattgttttgggatttgaaaaaattgaattatttattatattttatatggagatttggaaaagttataatgatgagatgagaattttgagtttgagatgaaaattttgatgggCCAAACTGAACCTTAAGATTCCCAAATAAACTTCCGGTACGAGAAGCTTAAAAAACTATGAAAAAAGTCTATTGTGCCTACTTAGTTAGGCATCTTGCCTCTTTGTAAAACTGGCTTTTGCCATctgttttttattaataaaacttgtttattcatcaaaaaaaaaaaactatgaaaaTTCATGCAAGAAAATTTCATAAGATAACAGATTGAGTGGTTGAGTTAGgggcaaaaagctagttggacCTACAAAAGCAACCAAATTGGAGTAAactaatttggcatttgttgaCTATGATATATGTGTCTAATTCAGTGAAGGTAACTAACAACAACATATATGAATCTACAATTACTTAAAAAGgccaagatatatatatacacattgtcTATTGACCTGTCGTGTTCAATAATCAAATCTACCAGACCAAGAGAAAGCAAGGACAGAGGATGATAAGGGACATTTACCTCAGTGAAAGGTTCCTTAATATCCTCTCGTTCAACACTGCTTTCCTAAATAATACAAATATCTCAATTAGTTATGATACAAGAAACAAATGCCATGCTAACAAGACTACCATGTTCAAACATTGTTTTCTAGCTCTCACTGTATTTTGCCACTTATACAAACTCTTTAACATATCTGAACAACTTCACTCACATAGTTAGGGAAAATAACCATATCCACATTTCCAGGTACATCATGAAGCAACTGCCTCAAGGAATACTCCCGAGCACCAGCTGGGTGTAGTAACTCGTCAGTGTCTAGATGAATTATCCATTCCATACCAGCATCCTGAGGTTTTAATAAGCACAAGAATATGatagaaaaaattaagagacttatttatcaaaaaaaaaaaaaaaacaaagaaacaaaaacaaaaacagaggtATGAGATACTATTTTCCTTACCCGTGCCATTACTATTGCCATCTCCATGTTGAGAGATTGCTTCACAAA includes:
- the LOC122292045 gene encoding uncharacterized protein LOC122292045 encodes the protein MASLLISSATSLTHSLPSTPSRAFFKPPKVSYLPAIRFHSYPARRRTRGSTAVTRAGLSTSSYVFAFALPLSLLAITIFASIRVADKLDRDFLQELALNQAIREANEEEKEDDDDDDDDDDGEEEDDIKISLEKEPALQRTRNRPKREA
- the LOC122292542 gene encoding glycosyltransferase-like KOBITO 1 produces the protein MPNHQNLQALLRSNQASPSNSFTSKLLLLLTLLPLTLATLAFVLQWRGGITDSTTRWAPTGSQHLFPGMDTSTLSPAAHNHHSSPSDCVNLGRGASPSFPYYHGWKFDYGSNLRPKICITTSTSAGLEQILPWMFYHKVIGVSSFFLFVEGKAASPNVSKVLESIPGVKVIFRTRELEEQQANSRIWNETWLSSFFYKPCNYELFVKQSLNMEMAIVMARDAGMEWIIHLDTDELLHPAGAREYSLRQLLHDVPGNVDMVIFPNYESSVEREDIKEPFTEVSMFKRNYDHLPKDTYFGMYKESTRGNPNYFLTYGNGKSAARVKDHLRPNGAHRWHNYMKTPNEIKLEEAAVLHYTYAKFSDLTSRRDRCGCKPTKEDVKRCFMLDFDRAAFIIASTATEEEMLKWYQEHVVWGDKDIKIKLLRKGILTRIYAPMAIIQGLRESGIFSSIIASAPATLSKDKFLSSISGSNSSRAVASESLPSRRIGRSRESQATIRKVLDIESAAYYEAAVPPLSPPAIDDDHLIIEV